A genomic window from Gossypium hirsutum isolate 1008001.06 chromosome D10, Gossypium_hirsutum_v2.1, whole genome shotgun sequence includes:
- the LOC121222116 gene encoding CASP-like protein 4D1: MAPPPTSTISPIIITLVLKILMLVLLLASLVVLATDTATLSLSFYTTFVESKIHFDDVYTYRYVLASIIMGLVYSVLQTALSLYHIATGKRLIIGDGAFLVDFYGDKVISYVLATGSAAGFGATKDLKALADVTNVDDLDDYFDKAYASASLLLFAFICAAILSVFSSYALPKMNNQLPPIVAATLANPNPVPRTIYDYSKPTLTRAESSVINGVSEDAVRQRLFPFSLRNKAKQWLNSLPRGFITTWDQMTEKFLLKYSPPDKITMLRTY; the protein is encoded by the exons atggcacctcCACCAACTTCAACAATTTCCCCAATTATTATTACTCTTGTTTTGAAGATTTTAATGTTGGTTTTGCTTTTAGCATCGCTAGTTGTTCTTGCCACTGATACTGCAACTCTATCACTTAGCTTTTACACCACCTTCGTAGAGTCCAAAATTCATTTCGATGATGTCTATACTTACCG ATACGTGCTTGCGTCGATTATAATGGGACTCGTATACTCAGTGTTGCAAACCGCTCTCTCTTTATACCATATTGCTACTGGAAAAAGATTGATAATTGGAGATGGTGCCTTTCTCGTTGATTTCTATGGGGACAAG GTAATATCGTATGTATTAGCCACTGGTTCGGCAGCTGGGTTTGGTGCAACCAAAGACCTAAAGGCACTTGCTGACGTGACAAATGTGGATGACCTTGATGACTATTTTGATAAAGCTTATGCATCGGCTAGTTTGCTTCTCTTTGCATTTATATGTGCTGCCATTTTATCTGTTTTCTCATCTTATGCACTCCCCAAAATG aataatcagctacctcctataGTTGCTGCAACTTTGGCAAATCCAAATCCTGTTCCTCGTACTATATACGATTATTCCAAGCCCACTTTAACTAGGGCTGAATCAAGTGTT ataaatggaGTTTCTGAAGATGCCGTTCGCCAACGATTATTTCCTTtctcgttgaggaacaaagctaaacagtggttgaattctttACCACGAGGTTTCATCACTACATGGGATCAAATGACTGAGAAATTCCTATTGAAGTACTCCCCACCGGATAAGATAACTATGTTGAGGACTTATTGA